One Rhodoferax sp. GW822-FHT02A01 genomic window, AGTTCGGCGTTGTAAGCCAGCCAGACATCATTGAACGCAACAAACGCGCTGCTCTCAATCGTCATTATTTCTTGGCCGGCAGCACGTTGAGCTCGGCCGCCGTGGGCAGGAAGCTGCCGTTCCAGACCGCTTCCGGGCTGACGCGGGTTTTGGTGCCAAATGCGTCGGAAACCTGGCTGGCCATCAGTGCCAGGCGCGGTGCCTTCACCTGGCCAAAGCCTTCGGCGCGCGCGTCGGGGCTGTTGATGGCGGAGTCAATCGCCATCTGCAGGCGGCGCGTTTCCAGTTCGACATTGATGATGCCGTCGCGCTGTTTCACAAACTCGATGGCATCCGCTGGTTTGGCCATGGCGTCCTTCATGCCCTTGGCCGTGGCCACCAGAAATGCCTTGATGACTTCCGGGTGTTCCTTGATCAGCTTGGGTGAGGCGATGATGGCGTTGCCGTACAGCTTCACGCCATACTCAGGGTAGGGCAGCACCAGCACATCGGACGCCTTCACGCCACGCGCTTCCAGATTCAGCAGGGACGTGAAGGTAAAGCCGGTGATGGCATCGACATCGCCGCGTGCCAGCATGGTCTCGCGCAGCGGCGGGTCCATGGAGGTCCATTGCACGCCGGTGATGTTGTTGGCCTTGGCAAATACCGGGAAGGCTTTGCGGCCTGCATCAAATACCGGCGCACCCAGCTTCTTGCCGTTGAGGTCCTTGGGCGTCTTGATTCCGGACTTCTTCAGCGCCATGACCGAGGCGGGCGTGTTGTTGTAGACCATCATCACGGCCACCGGTTTGCTCGGTGCGTCCGGGTTGCTGGCGTGGAATTCCATGAGCGCTGCCAGGTCGGCAAAGCCCATGTCATAGGCGCCAGACGCCACACGCGTAACGGCACCGCCGGAGCCATTGCCTGCGTCGATGGTGACCTCGAGCTTGGCGTCCTTGTAGTAGCCCTTGGCGGCAGGCGTGAGGAACAGGGCTGCGGGGCCTTCAAAGCGCCAGTCGAGTTGGAACTTGATGGGGGTCAACTGGGCGGAAGCGGCACCGGCCAGCAACAGGGAGACGGAGAGGGCGCAGGCGCGCAGGACTAGGCGTTTTTGCATGGTGTTCTGGTTCTGAAAAGCGAATGACCAGTCTAATGCAAGAAGGGTGCCGGTCACGTGGTGAGCCGACCCCATCATGCAACGGTTGTTTGCGGACACAGGCCGCCGTGGCACTCAGCGCCGTTCGTGTCCCCCGCCCACTGCGTGGGCTCCTCCTTTACCTACCGGCGCTGAGTGCCACGGTGGCCTGCGTCAGGCTGCGTTGTTGGCACTCGCCAAGCAGACTCAAGCCTTGGCCAGCAAATCCAGCAAGGAGCGCGCGATGACCTTGGTTGCGCGGCGCAGGTCTTCCAGCACCAAGTTCTCGTCGGCGCGTTTGGCGTTGGACTCCAGCACCGTGCGGGGGCCGGCGCCGTAGATCACGCCGGGAATGCCTGCCTCGCAGAAGATGCGCACATCGGTGTAGAGCGGCGTGCCCAGGGCAGGAATGGGTTCTCCGAACACGTCGCTGGCGTGCTTCTGCAAGGCGTCCACCAGCGGCTTGTTGCCGGGCAGGGGCTTGAGGGCGTTGGCTAGCAGGATGCGTTTGACGTCCACCGTGATGCCGGGCGTCTGAGCGGCTGCATCGGCAATCACCTGGCGGATGTTGGCCTCCACTTCTGCCGGGTTCTCTTCCGGGATCATGCGGCGGTCAAGCTTGAAGGTCACGCGGCCCGGGACCACATTGGTATTGGTGCCGCCTTCGATCATGCCGACGTTGAGATAGGGATGGCTGATGCCTTCCACCTGGGAGGTGATCTGTTGGTACAGCGTGTTCTGCGCATAGAGCGCGGTCAGGATCTTGTTGGCGCCTTGCAGGGCGTCAATGCCCGATGCGGGAATGGCCGCGTGTGCCATCTTGCCGTGCACCGTGACTTCCATTTGCAGACAGCCGTTGTGCGCGGTGATCACCTGGTAGGAGAAGCCGGCGGCAATCATCAGGTCTGGCTTGGTCAACTTGTTTTGCAGCAGCCAGGCGGGCCCCACTTCACCGCCGAACTCCTCGTCGTAGGTGAACAGCAGCTCCACGTTGCCGTGCAGCGGAATGCCCAGCGCCTCCAGCGCGCGCACTGCAAAGGTGTAGGTGGAGAAGTCGCATTTGCTCACGGCAGCGGCGCGGCCGTAGATCTTGCCGTCTTCGATTTCGCCGCCGTAGGGGTTGTGCACCCAGCCTTCGCCGGGTGGCACCACGTCACCGTGGGCGTTGAGGGCGATGGTGCGACCCGCGCCGTATTGGCGGCGCACGATCAGGTTGGTGATGGTCTGTAGTCCGGCGGCCTTCACCAGCTCGGCAGGCACGGCGTGGCGTTCGGTGGGCAGGCCCATGGCTTCCAGCAGCTCGGCTGCGCGTTCGGCGTGGGGCGCGTTGTTGCCCGGTGGCGTGTCGGTGGGCACCTGGAGGAGTTGCTGCAGGAAGCGCACCTGTTCGTCAAAGTGCGCATCAATCCAGTGGTCGAGTTGGTCGTAGTGGCTCATGGAAATTCCGGTTGGTAATCTTTGAATGGTGTGGAGCTCAGGGCGTCTGCTGCGCCAGGTTGTGCAGCAAGTGGTCAAAGGCCTGCACGGCCAGCTGCATGTCGTCGCTGGTGGTGGACTCCAGCGGGTTGTGGCTGATGCCGGCGTTTTCGCCACGCACAAACAGCATGGCCTGCGGCAGGATGTCGTGCAGCTTCATGGCGTCGTGGCCGGCACCGCTGGGCATGCGGTACAGGGGCAGGCCCAGCGCAGCGACGGCTTTCTCCCAGCGCTGTTGCCAGGCAGGCGCACTGGGCGCCGCGCTGGCGCGCATGCTCTGGGTCAGATTGCATTCAAGGCCGCGCTTGCGCGCAATCTGTTGCGCCTGGGCGATCACATCGCGGTCCAGCGCATCGCGCTGTGCATCGGTGGGCGCGCGCAGGTCCAGCGAAAACTGGCAGCGGCCGGGCACCACATTGATGGAGCCGCCGGGCACCTGCAGGATGCCGACCGTGCCCACCGAGTCGCCGTCGGCTGCGGCACGCTGTTCCACATACAGCGCCAGCTCGGCTACGCCGGTGGCGGCGTCGCGCCGCAGCTGCATGGGCGTGGTGCCGGCGTGGCAGGCCATGCCCAGCATCTCGCCGGTGTAGCGCACACTGGCGTTGATGGAGGTGACGATGCCCAACGGCAGGTTGCGTTCGTTGAGCACCGGGCCCTGTTCGATATGCACTTCCACAAAGCCCAGATAGTCGGCAGGCTTGCGTGCCAGGGAGGGGATGGCGGCGATATCCAGACCGGCATGCTGCATGGCGGCACGCATGCTGATGCCATCGGCGTCCACCTGGTCCAGCCATTCGGGCTTGAAGTCGCCGGCCAGGGCGCCGGAGCCCAGAAAGGTGGCCTTGTAGCGCTGGCCTTCTTCTTCGGCAAAGGCCACG contains:
- a CDS encoding ABC transporter substrate-binding protein is translated as MQKRLVLRACALSVSLLLAGAASAQLTPIKFQLDWRFEGPAALFLTPAAKGYYKDAKLEVTIDAGNGSGGAVTRVASGAYDMGFADLAALMEFHASNPDAPSKPVAVMMVYNNTPASVMALKKSGIKTPKDLNGKKLGAPVFDAGRKAFPVFAKANNITGVQWTSMDPPLRETMLARGDVDAITGFTFTSLLNLEARGVKASDVLVLPYPEYGVKLYGNAIIASPKLIKEHPEVIKAFLVATAKGMKDAMAKPADAIEFVKQRDGIINVELETRRLQMAIDSAINSPDARAEGFGQVKAPRLALMASQVSDAFGTKTRVSPEAVWNGSFLPTAAELNVLPAKK
- a CDS encoding ArgE/DapE family deacylase, which translates into the protein MSHYDQLDHWIDAHFDEQVRFLQQLLQVPTDTPPGNNAPHAERAAELLEAMGLPTERHAVPAELVKAAGLQTITNLIVRRQYGAGRTIALNAHGDVVPPGEGWVHNPYGGEIEDGKIYGRAAAVSKCDFSTYTFAVRALEALGIPLHGNVELLFTYDEEFGGEVGPAWLLQNKLTKPDLMIAAGFSYQVITAHNGCLQMEVTVHGKMAHAAIPASGIDALQGANKILTALYAQNTLYQQITSQVEGISHPYLNVGMIEGGTNTNVVPGRVTFKLDRRMIPEENPAEVEANIRQVIADAAAQTPGITVDVKRILLANALKPLPGNKPLVDALQKHASDVFGEPIPALGTPLYTDVRIFCEAGIPGVIYGAGPRTVLESNAKRADENLVLEDLRRATKVIARSLLDLLAKA